The Primulina huaijiensis isolate GDHJ02 chromosome 10, ASM1229523v2, whole genome shotgun sequence region GAGAATTTCCAGTGAGGCAGACAACATTTTGTTATTGTATGTTCCATTTTTATTAAATCGCTTAAATTTTTGTCATCCATATCTCAAATATTCATTGCTGCTTTGGTAACTATAAAAGAAGGATATCCTTGTCccggtgaaaaaaaaaatctaaaaaaattgcACCATTGCCTTGGTTCTTGTTAAAAAATTGACCTCGACCCCGACATTGAGGAAAATGCAATCTACGTGTggatgcataaaatataaaactcaacaaaaataatatatccactgtaattttaaattttcacaattaaattttgcttgataaattttaaatttatatttatatattttagtatAATAAACTATTGCATATATACATATGTTATGTAGATAATGGACAATAGTAGCCATGCTTAACTGATACGTTCGACCTGGAATTGGATCGGAACTGGCCTCATTAAACGCGAAATCGGAACTGGCCTCCAAATCTATTAGTGAATGGATCAGGTCGGTTTTTCACTTATTGAACCACAACtggtaaaatttttaaaaaatgaaaacaacCACAAGATTAAAAAATGGCTCGGAACTGGCTCGGAACCGGTCCATCTACTACCGGTTCGGGTAGTGGATCAGATTGGTTCCAAGCTAACTGGTTTTGGGCCGGTTTTTAGCAGTTCCGGCAACGGTGGATCATGAATCAGATCAGAACCAGAATATCGGAACTGTAAAGCATGCCTAGACACTATGATGATGTAGTTGTGGAGCTATCTATGTATTAATTCCTCCAAAAGATTTACTTTCAATTGCTTCAAGAAAAGGGAAAAAATCAAATACCTAATAGGCATGggatgattaattaattaatagcgTGAATGGAATCTCAACTATATTTCTGGTAAGTTGcataaattgatttttctttttaatttttttcataaataagttAATTTGGGTCTATCTATTTCTAGGAATtatacatttcaaatatttaatttaacattggTTAAGCTAAGTAAATTATTACATTACTTCTCCCGCGATTCTTAGGATATAGTAGACatattgtgtgtgtatatacattttttattttcagtttcCTTCGGCTGcaatatatttatctatatatCTTTATATCTGAGTCTCGGACCAAACGATGGCATGCGTAggttatatattaattatatatataacaagcAAGAACGTGCAGTTGGGACAAAATTTCGCACACAAGCAACTAATTTTTGTCAAGAAATCCATCATTTTTGCTGCTACACATATCTATGTATGGTGGGGGTGGAAATGGTGGGGGGTGGAGGTGGAAATGGTGGGGGTGGTGGCAGAGGTGACAGAGGTGGCGGTGGAGGAGGCGGAGCTGGGAATGGTGGggtggtggaggaggaggaTGGGGATGGGGTGGTGGTCGGAGCTTGGGGCGGTTGTTGGGGTTGGGAGTGTGGATCAGCATTCTCCGTCAGCCCACTAATTCTTGCATAAGTTAAAAATatgcattttgattattttcctTCATTAGTTTTGGCTATGCTCACAGGTAAgtgtaaaatgtttttacgtTGCAACGAGAGAATAGCATGTGATTGTTTTTGTAATTTCTTCTTTACCTTAATTATTACCAAACATAATACCAGTTGAGAAATCAAATATCACTCATTAATACTAGATTGCATTTATGTACCGTGCTCTGCAGTAATACcaaaaataggatttttaaatcttttttttaaaaaaaaaagatttaaaaagttCCGACTTTCGAAAAAGAAACGAGTCCCAGAGACTGGAAGATTACAAAAATGTAAAAAATCTAGTCACACAAGTACCGAACAGAATTATCTAGACAGTGTACATGCCACCACACAATGACAAATTTTCATCCCTGCTACAATACAACGAAAGCAAAATCGatgaaggaaaaatagaagtccTACCCCACGGAAACTAGACTATTTACGTAAGGCAAATACTTTGCCTCGGTGCTTCCAGCTTTCGAGCCTATCACTTCAAGTTTTTCATCCTTCAAGCTATAAGAGTGTATAGCACACCCATTAAGAATCATCACGATATTTCCATTTAGACACGGGAGAAGTCGGTATCTGTTCAATGCCACTTGAAGACGCAGTTTCATTTTGTATTTCAAGTTCAAATACAGACCCCCATAGACCTCAACAAAGTAGTCATTCTCGTAGATATTAGAAATCCCAATGTAGCATAGCTCCTCATTCATCTCTGTCAAGATTCCTCCGTGTGGGCAATAATTAGGTAGTGAGATAATCTCATGAATCGCATTTGTTGGATTAAAAGCCAGCACTTTCTTTGAGGATGTCTCCCAATAAGCCGTTCCTTTGATATAGAATCCGTAATCTGCTAGAGTAAAACCTGCCTCCAACTCTAAACAAATTGTGGTTGATTCCGTCCAGGATCCTGTTTTAGACGAGTATACTTCAAAGCAAATCATTGTCGGGTCAACAAAAGTTACTGGGCAGATCAACTGATAACTAGCATCCATGTTGCGTACTGATGGTTCAAAGGCAAGCACAATTGCCGTTTCAGGTTTGTGATAATAATAGGAAGGCCGAGGAAGTTCTTTCCACTCTTTGTTTACAGGATTGCAGATGTAGTAAGTATTATCGCCATTTTGATCTACGCAGAGTAGCA contains the following coding sequences:
- the LOC140986098 gene encoding F-box protein At5g07610-like, with translation MNSKSRIMSSLKQIDQGKDDMVNWDEWYFVESEEAEPEGEKGEAKGEKEEDEEMKEEEEEEAEEMEEEEEEEDLLIESTHSETKMCCSSMDGNHHSFRRFQSSPFVKKKESKDIQILVKDHVLPFLPAKSLVRFRAVSMEWDRRIQHPFLAHQQSYSFQELSGYFYQANEENIEFLTMDRSAYGVPSPSLGFLPEPVTIKSSSNGLLLCVDQNGDNTYYICNPVNKEWKELPRPSYYYHKPETAIVLAFEPSVRNMDASYQLICPVTFVDPTMICFEVYSSKTGSWTESTTICLELEAGFTLADYGFYIKGTAYWETSSKKVLAFNPTNAIHEIISLPNYCPHGGILTEMNEELCYIGISNIYENDYFVEVYGGLYLNLKYKMKLRLQVALNRYRLLPCLNGNIVMILNGCAIHSYSLKDEKLEVIGSKAGSTEAKYLPYVNSLVSVG